A stretch of the Vigna radiata var. radiata cultivar VC1973A chromosome 7, Vradiata_ver6, whole genome shotgun sequence genome encodes the following:
- the LOC106768238 gene encoding probable 18S rRNA (guanine-N(7))-methyltransferase, producing MASRPEVIAPPEIFYDDSEARKYTSSSRIVQIQATLSERALELLALPDDDIPKLLLDIGCGSGLSGETLTENGHHWIGLDISASMLNVALEREVEGDLLLGDMGQGLGVRPGVIDGAISISAVQWLCNADKSSHNPRLRLKAFFTSLYKCLSNGARAVFQVYPENIDQRELILNAAMHAGFAGGIVVDFPHSSKRRKEFLVLTCGQRSVNSSVAKGKNEDGESCSDEDSEDEENQTVCISDRHRPRKKLKKNNKSGKGKEWILRKKEQMRRRGNAVPQDSKYTGRKRKDRF from the exons ATGGCGTCCAGACCAGAGGTGATTGCGCCGCCTGAGATATTCTACGATGATTCCGAAGCTCGAAAGTATACCTCTTCTTCCCGAATTGTTCAAATtcag GCAACGTTGTCCGAGAGAGCCCTTGAATTACTTGCTTTACCTGATGATGACATTCCAAAATTACTCCTTGATAtag GTTGTGGTTCGGGACTTAGCGGCGAGACACTCACAGAGAATGGACACCATTGGATAGGTCTTGACATTTCAGCATCTATGCTTA ATGTTGCCTTGGAGCGGGAGGTTGAGGGTGACCTTTTACTTGGTGACATGGGCCAG GGTTTAGGAGTTCGTCCTGGAGTCATTGACGGGGCCATCAGTATATCTGCTGTTCAG TGGTTATGCAATGCTGATAAGTCCTCTCACAACCCTCGATTAAGATTGAA GGCATTTTTTACATCTTTATATAAATGCTTATCCAATGGAGCCAGAGCAGTGTTTCAAGTATATCCTGAAAATATAGACCAGCGTGAATTGATATTAAATGCTGCAATGCATGCTGGATTTGCTGGAGGTATAGTGGTCGATTTTCCACACAG TTCTAAGAGGAGAAAAGAGTTCCTTGTTCTCACGTGTGGTCAACGTTCAGTAAATTCATCCGTGGCCAAGGGTAAAAACGAAGATGGGGAAAGTTGCTCTGACGAGGACAGTGAGGATGAAGAAAATCAGACA GTATGCATCTCAGATAGGCATAGACCGCGGAAGAAACTGAAAAAGAACAATAAGAGTGGGAAGGGAAAGGAATGGATACTAAGGAAGAAGGAGCAgatgagaagaagaggaaatgCCGTCCCTCAGGATAGCAAGTACACTGGTCGGAAAAGGAAGGACCGATTTTGA
- the LOC106766496 gene encoding spermidine hydroxycinnamoyl transferase, with product MSVTVKACCTVRPMEATWCGRVPLSEWDQTGKVTHVPIIYFYRLPQNCLSQYNTIASTLKDSLSRVLVPFYPLAGRLRWTNNGRLEIDCNATGVRFIEAESSSTLQHLTDYSSCSEHHYLVPAVDYYSLPIHELPLVVVQLTKLKCGGICIGITLSHAVVDGPSALHFVFEWARLSRGEPLHTVPFLDRKILRAGEPPLVPLTKCDVHTEFNDLPFLLGRTDNREEREKETTMAFVKISKTQIERLQKRANESSPRPRNDRGYSRYESVTSHIWRCASKAREHKENQPTVLTVIVDLRGRMKPPLPEGYFGNANLDSVACSLAGDLVSEPLGYTASRIREAIERVKDEYVRSGIEFLKNQENIRRFHQDLHEEGREKKPFFGNPNLSVVSWLRLPIYGIDFGWGKEVRMSPATHDFDGDFVLLPDPDEDGSMLVCIGLQAVHLDAFKKYFYDDLA from the coding sequence ATGTCCGTAACCGTGAAAGCATGCTGCACTGTGAGGCCAATGGAGGCAACATGGTGCGGACGCGTACCTTTATCTGAATGGGATCAAACAGGCAAAGTAACCCACGTGCCCATCATCTACTTCTACCGTCTTCCACAAAACTGCCTCTCTCAATACAACACCATTGCTTCCACCTTGAAGGACTCATTAAGCCGAGTCCTGGTGCCATTTTATCCACTTGCCGGTCGTTTGCGTTGGACAAACAATGGACGTTTAGAAATTGATTGCAATGCCACCGGCGTTCGATTCATTGAAGCCGAATCATCATCAACCTTACAACATCTCACTGATTATTCATCTTGTTCGGAACACCACTACCTTGTCCCTGCTGTGGACTACTACTCCCTACCAATTCACGAGTTGCCGTTGGTTGTGGTTCAGCTGACGAAGTTAAAGTGCGGTGGCATTTGTATTGGCATAACACTTTCGCACGCAGTTGTGGATGGACCAAGTGCACTGCACTTCGTATTTGAATGGGCAAGGCTTTCACGGGGAGAGCCTCTGCATACGGTGCCATTCCTTGACCGGAAAATTTTGCGTGCTGGGGAGCCTCCTTTGGTGCCACTAACAAAATGTGACGTTCACACGGAGTTCAATGATCTGCCCTTCTTGCTGGGCCGAACTGATAACAGAGAGGAAAGGGAGAAGGAAACAACGATGGCTTTCGTTAAAATAAGCAAAACTCAAATTGAAAGATTGCAAAAGAGAGCAAATGAGAGTTCGCCTAGGCCTAGAAATGATCGTGGTTATTCCCGTTATGAGAGTGTGACTAGTCACATATGGAGATGTGCAAGCAAGGCAAGGGAGCACAAAGAGAACCAACCAACAGTTCTTACTGTTATAGTTGACTTGAGGGGTCGCATGAAACCTCCTTTGCCAGAAGGGTACTTCGGGAATGCGAATTTGGATAGTGTTGCATGTAGTCTTGCGGGTGATTTGGTGTCAGAGCCTTTGGGGTATACGGCGAGTAGAATAAGGGAGGCGATTGAGAGGGTGAAGGATGAGTACGTGAGGTCGGGGATTGAGTTCTTGAAGAATCAAGAGAATATAAGAAGGTTTCATCAAGATCTTCACGAAGAAGGGAGAGAGAAGAAGCCTTTCTTTGGGAACCCGAATTTGTCTGTGGTAAGTTGGTTGAGGTTGCCTATCTACGGCATTGATTTTGGGTGGGGGAAGGAGGTTCGTATGAGTCCAGCAACACATGACTTCGATGGAGATTTCGTGCTTCTTCCTGATCCTGATGAGGATGGCTCTATGCTGGTTTGTATAGGTCTGCAAGCGGTGCATCTTGATGCATTTAAGAAGTATTTTTACGATGACCTTGCATAA